A single region of the Gorilla gorilla gorilla isolate KB3781 chromosome 1, NHGRI_mGorGor1-v2.1_pri, whole genome shotgun sequence genome encodes:
- the LOC109029323 gene encoding late cornified envelope protein 1E, producing the protein MSCQQSQQQCQPPPKCTPKCPPKCPTPKCPPKCPPKCPPVSSCCSVSSGGCCGSSSGGGCGSSSGGCCSSGGGGCCLSHHRHRRSHRHRPQSSGCCSQPSGGSSCCGGDSGQHSGGCC; encoded by the coding sequence ATGTCCTGCCAGCAGAGCCAGCAGCAGTGCCAGCCCCCTCCCAAGTGCACCCCCAAGTGCCCTCCCAAGTGCCCCACCCCTAAGTGCCCCCCAAAGTGTCCCCCTAAGTGTCCTCCAGTCTCTTCCTGCTGCAGTGTCAGCTCTGGAGGTTGCTGTGGCTCCAGCTCTGGGGGCGGCTGTGGCTCCAGCTCTGGCGGCTGCTGCAGTTCTGGGGGAGGTGGCTGCTGCCTGAGCCACCACAGGCACCGCAGGTCCCACCGTCACAGACCCCAGAGCTCTGGCTGCTGCAGCCAGCCCTCGGGAGGCTCCAGCTGCTGTGGAGGGGACAGCGGCCAGCACTCTGGAGGCTGCTGCTGA
- the LCE7A gene encoding late cornified envelope protein 7A: MSYQKHQQKWQLPAKCLPKYPSKWAPQDPASCPAPCPPPAPSCCVPSCCISGFGGHCSLVSLQFPRFYLRQPQHSDCCEHESSRCSTCHSSGDCS, encoded by the coding sequence ATGTCCTATCAGAAACACCAGCAGAAATGGCAGCTCCCTGCCAAGTGCCTCCCCAAATATCCATCCAAGTGGGCCCCTCAGGATCCTGCTTCATGTCCAGCTCCATGCCCCCCTCCAGCTCCTTCCTGCTGTGTTCCCAGTTGCTGTATTTCTGGATTTGGAGGCCACTGCTCTCTAGTTTCACTCCAGTTTCCACGATTCTACCTGCGTCAGCCCCagcattctgactgctgtgagcaCGAGTCTTCTAGATGTTCCACTTGCCATAGCTCTGGAGACTGCAGCTGA
- the LCE6A gene encoding late cornified envelope protein 6A: MSQQKQQSWKPPNVPKCSPPQRSNPCLAPYSTPCGAPHSEGCHSSSQRPEVQKPRRARQKLRCLSGGTIYHCKEEECEGD, encoded by the coding sequence ATGTCACAGCAGAAGCAGCAATCTTGGAAGCCTCCAAATGTTCCCAAATGCTCCCCTCCCCAAAGATCAAACCCCTGCCTAGCTCCCTACTCGACTCCTTGTGGTGCTCCCCATTCAGAAGGTTGTCATTCCAGTTCCCAAAGGCCTGAGGTTCAGAAGCCTAGGAGGGCTCGTCAAAAGCTGCGCTGCCTAAGTGGGGGCACAATCTACCACTGCAAAGAGGAAGAGTGTGAAGGCGACTGA